The genomic interval ACCTGTCGGTGGACCGGCTGGTGGAGACCGAGGAATTGGTGAAAGCCGTTCCACACCAATCGATCATCCTCAATCGCATGATGGTCGACGGCGTGGTCGAGGCGCCGGGCGGCGCGCACTTCACCTTCTCGGGCAGCTACGGCCGCGACGAGAAGTTCCAGCGCCACTATGTCGAGGCCGCCAAGACGCCCGAATCGTGGGCCGAGTTCAAGGCGCGCTACCTGGACGTGTCCGAGGATGAATACCAGGCCGCCGTCCGCGCTTTCGCCGAGGAGCAGAAGTGAGCAGTACTGAAACCATTACCCGGGCCGAGGTCTGCGTGGTCGCGGCGGCCGAAATCTTCCGCGGCGCGGGCGAGATCATGGCCAGCCCGATGTCCACCGTCACCACCATCGGCGCGCGTCTGGCCCGGCTCACCTTCGAGCCGGACCTGCTGCTCTCCGACGGTGAGGCGCTGTTCTTCGCCGAAGTTCCGGCGATCGGGGGCAAAGCGCCGATCGAGGGGTGGATTCCGTTCGCCAAGGTGTTCGACGTCGTCGCCTCCGGCCGCCGGCACGTGGTGATGGGCGCGAATCAGATCGACAAGTACGGCAACCAGAATCTGTCGGCCTTCGGTGCGCTGCAACAGCCTTCCCGGCAGATGTTCGGTGTGCGCGGCGCGCCCGGCAACACCATCAACCACGCCACCAGCTACTTCGTGCCCAAGCACAACCGGCGGGTGTTCTGCGAGACCGTCGACATCGTCTCCGGGATCGGCTACGACAAGATCGATCCGGACAACCCGGCCTACCGCTTCCACCACCTGCACCGGGTGGTCTCCAACCTGGGCGTGTTCGACTTCAACGGCCCCGATCACACGCTGCGCGCGCTGTCGCTGCACCCCGGGGTGACACCGGCCGAGGTCGCCGAGAACACCTCCTTCGAAATCGCGGATCTCGGCGAAGCGGGCGAAACCCGTTGGCCCACCGAAGAAGAGCTGCGGATCATCCGTACCGTGCTGGATCCCAAGGGTTTCCGGGAAAAGGAGGTGCAGGCATGAGCGGACGGCTGCGCACTCCGCTGACCGAGCTGGTCGGCATCGAGCATCCGATCGTGCAGACCGGGATGGGCTGGGTCGCCGGACCGGGGCTGGTCTCGGCGACCGCGAACGCGGGCGGGCTGGGCATTCTGGCCTCGGCCACCATGACTTTCGCCGAACTGGAAGCGGCCATCGCCAAGACCAAGGCGCAGACGGACAAGCCGTTCGGGGTGAATATCCGCGCCGACGCGACCGATGCCCCGGAGCGCATCGAGTTGCTCATCCGGGAGCGGGTGCAGGTCGCGTCCTTCGCGCTCGCGCCCAAGAAGGAGCTCATCGCTCGCCTGAAAGACGCGGGCGTGGTGGTTGTTCCGTCGATCGGCGCGGCCAAGCACGCGGTGAAGGTGGCGTCCTGGGGCGCCGACGCGGTGATCGTGCAGGGCGGCGAGGGCGGCGGCCACACCGGCCCGGTCGCGACCACGCTGCTGCTGCCGTCGGTGCTCGACGCCGTGGACATCCCGGTGGTGGCCGGCGGCGGCTTCTTCGACGGCCGCGGCCTGGCCGCCGCGCTGTCCTACGGTGCGGCCGGCGTGGCGATGGGCACCCGATTCCTGCTCACCCAGGAGAGCAGCGTGCCCGAGGCGGTCAAACGCGA from Nocardia goodfellowii carries:
- a CDS encoding NAD(P)H-dependent flavin oxidoreductase; protein product: MSGRLRTPLTELVGIEHPIVQTGMGWVAGPGLVSATANAGGLGILASATMTFAELEAAIAKTKAQTDKPFGVNIRADATDAPERIELLIRERVQVASFALAPKKELIARLKDAGVVVVPSIGAAKHAVKVASWGADAVIVQGGEGGGHTGPVATTLLLPSVLDAVDIPVVAGGGFFDGRGLAAALSYGAAGVAMGTRFLLTQESSVPEAVKREYLARGLQDTIVSTKVDGMPHRVLDTELVRKLEHSGRARGFAAAASNALKFKGMTGMKWSTIVKDGLAMRKHKDLTWSQVIMAANTPMLLKAGLVEGDTQAGVLAAGQVTGIIEDLPTVEELIDRIITDALARISAVSALPVESPATVTQS
- a CDS encoding CoA-transferase subunit beta, whose protein sequence is MSSTETITRAEVCVVAAAEIFRGAGEIMASPMSTVTTIGARLARLTFEPDLLLSDGEALFFAEVPAIGGKAPIEGWIPFAKVFDVVASGRRHVVMGANQIDKYGNQNLSAFGALQQPSRQMFGVRGAPGNTINHATSYFVPKHNRRVFCETVDIVSGIGYDKIDPDNPAYRFHHLHRVVSNLGVFDFNGPDHTLRALSLHPGVTPAEVAENTSFEIADLGEAGETRWPTEEELRIIRTVLDPKGFREKEVQA